Genomic DNA from Anthonomus grandis grandis chromosome 2, icAntGran1.3, whole genome shotgun sequence:
TTTTTGCAGTTATTTTCATCGGAAATTGGTAGAAAAGCACACAAATTAAGAGCAAAGCATCCAGTTCTTTATTTTTCACCACAAATTTTGACTAGGCAAGTTTTTACTATGTAAAAATGTCTCcatgttggttttcttcagttttcttaattttatgaaagtttttctaagactaacatataaattaaagttCATCATGAATTTCATTTTGTCATCAACTGAAGTTAGATCACTAATACACTTTCCAGAAAGTACTTATTAATAGTGCCTCATTGGTTTTGCATGAATtgacattttttcctttttaggCAATGTCTGAAAAGTATGCATGTGTAAGTATAGTAATTTACTTctataattacttaaaaattattattacatagtataaacttaattagataataTGAAAGAGTGATGGCAGCATTGACTTTATATTGATATCCTGAAGAGTAACTTAGGGTGAATATGCCAGTagtcattttctaaaacaaaaaaaccatctCAATTAAACTTTTGTTAGCAGACAACTACTGGATGAGACGGAAAATTAATCATATACCAGTAATCAGACAGTTTTCATAGAGGTAaataaatggtttaaaattgaaaaagtatgGCCGGTTACTGGCTgaactaaataaaacatattttatatccttaaaaaaaaagatagaaaaatatatatcattttaaattagaaaaagacGAACATATTTTTACTTCATTTCACCAGAAGCCGGATATGTATCCCACAACTGCAGGTTTCGCTTTTTATTGTTCTAGTAGCCAGACACCTTATTTTTTGcttgtcatttttaaaaaaaatataaaaaaatacttttttctagTACTTTTATCTGTTATAAACATGATAACattataaaatctaataaaaattcacCTACACTGATTTTACTTATCTTTATAGTGTACTTGATCTCAACcaatttatcaaatatttttaattcacaaCACAATATCAACTTCGAACTTGCCCAAACTAATGAAGAACTGAACTGTAAGTGATGTCATAAGATGAAGCAAAAATAGTTAAATTCTATttctaaattctaattttagacTGCAATAACTCTAACAATCATTTGTCAATACATAGAGTGctgaaatcttttaatttaactttgcATGTTGACCAACCTACTCGCATCACTGCTAATTCAGCATCACTTTTAGATTATGTTTGCTCTACGCTCTGTGAAACGCAGGTTGCATGTAGAATTGTAAATGCCGGGTTGTCTGATCATGAGGCCGTATTATGTTCCTTTCttctaagtgaaaaaaaatgtacctcaagaaaaaaaaaatgcggaaGGTTGTTCACTAGAAAAAATTTCTGTAAGtttaaagaatgttgtaatTCAATAGACTGGAATAGTATCATACTAACAATGGTGATCCTTTTGAGAGTTTCCATTCAACTTTAGTGGATGTTTTTGAGTCAACTTTCCCCATGGTGACAATTAGGGAATAAAGGAGAAGACCCTGGTATAGCAGAGGTCTATTAGTTTCTGGTAAAAATCTTCAGTGTTTGCACTACATAAGAAAGTTTGCCCTGGACAACTCCAAATTCCTATCCTACTTTAATAGATATCGCAAAATTTACGGCGATACagtgaaattggcaaaaaacttatactactcaagtaaattaaaccaatcaagaaataagtctagagagtcttggaaaattgttaatgacttaCGAGGAGAACGTGGGAACCCTTTGGTTTCTAATAGCACGGTGTCGGCCGAAACACtcaatcattttttccagggtGTTGCTTTGGGTCTATCAATATTATTGCCTCAGGCTGTTAGAGATCCGCGCTCATACTTACACAACATTAAGGtgcctgaaacatttttctttagaccaacagattctagtgaaataatggaagctctatcctcaatgaaaaataagaactcctctggatgggatgggctgtcactaaaggtcctaacagcgctaccgctaccaacccttgattctttggctgaggtgttaaatgtttcactttcaaGTGGGTCCTCATTTACTCAAGGATGCCTtgattataccattatttaaggctggaaactatgatgacccatcaaatttcagacCCATAGTCCTGCTTCCCACTCTTGGCAAGCTTGTAGAaagattggtaaaaactaggatgatggaatttctgaaatggcataatgttcttaaccatcagcaatttggattccggatgaaactgggtacatctgatgctattttcaattttttggagagtctgtacatggggttgaacgctggggagagtgcggcgccggtgttctgtgacttatctaagttcaaatttcaaattcaaattcaaatagtttattgtccaacaggaaaattcccaattacaagacaatcgaaataattaaaattaaaatagtacaagttataagcaccttaaataagtagtacaaaaaaataatataaaaaaataatatagagtgatgacaaaatttaaaatttagaacaaTAGCATAATTCTAAGAACATAAGGCACACTAACCAAATGATacaatcacagaaaaataatcagatatcattcaaattaagagaggaacacacccttttttaaaaacatattcagtgCTGCTAAAGATGTTGACATCTATAGCATTCATCTGATTATACCATGTACAAGCACGGCACAGTGGAGCTTTGCTGGACAGATTTGTTAAGTTAAGAGAGGGATAAAATACATGGTGCCTCCTTGTATTGGCAGGAGGAACAAATAGAGGTAGCCTCTCTAAGAGCTcagaacaatcaattttattattgcaaagtttatataaaaatatctggctagagagaatagtattttgctttagtgACAAATAGTTGAATCTATTCAGCAGGTACTCCTGTTCCACACCTCTTACTGGATATACTCCATCCAACCTAACagaaagtaattttaagaatctgcgctgtacatactccagtctgttaacatgaacatcatagatggggaaccacaacatagagccatacattattttagactttactaatgaattgtacaatacagtcaagctggatatattcttaaattgagaagtggaccttactataaacccgagggattttaaggctgaaccAGTGACCTGTGCTACATGCTGGTTGAATGTGAGCCTCTTATCTACTTCAATGCCCAAATCCTTCACTGAAGAACAGTCTAGCAACTGAGAACCACTCAATATATATGGGTATAAAATCTCTTCATGAAGAATGGAAATTAAGGCGTTTGACTGTGTgagtcacagaatactgctgcagaagctagaaacctatggattcagaggagttgctctcgactggtttcgttcttacctatctggaaggacacaaagggtattctttgacaatgatatgtcatcctGTCCGGATATGGATGCtggtgtaccccagggttctattcttggaccaatattgttcctgctatatgtcaatgatatctctcaaattccaattaggggcaaatttacaacattactttggcatgacactgacaccaagagaTTAGGGAATAtcattgatgaagatttaattcttgtaaagtcatggtgtgaatctaatagattaacttttaatatttctaaaactaatattttaacttttaaatgtaaccttggaactgtcactttgcaaaattaaacaataagtccttctgaaacatgcaaatttttgggcctgacgattgataagcaattaaaatttgaaaatcatatctcctctttaatAGGGAAGatatcatccaactgttatgctattagagtaataacacattctctgggacttgatgtggccaaaattgcctaccatATACTCTTATTGAGTCTCATCTCAGATACagtattgtgttttggggtgtgtgctctcagtatttgttcagctctctatttattttgcaaaaaaaaagactttttagaaggctttttaaccacctacccctttatataaggccaataaattgtgaaaaacgttttaggaaaaatataaagaaacttttgcttgctaaagcattttattctctagacgagtttttaaatacaattttttgacagtgaagagtttTGCGCAGCGTAATGTGCATTCTTTCTACCCTTTCTTTGGGtatgttctatattctatgtatgtaagaattgttaaaatttttatatttttgtaaaagattatgtggtcaactatctttaaggttttatataatgctttgttaataacagatgatgttacgtaacaataaagctatttttgactttgactttgacttgatTATTggtcattgtttttttttgcatgtcCAGCTTACCGGCATATTCACCCTAAACCAGCTATGAGACGTAAAATTAATTCACTGAAGGCTCAAGATTTTTGGGTCAAACTTAACCTAACTAAAATTGTTATAAtggtataaataatacaaaagaaaaatatttgttcttGTCATATCAAGTATCTATCAAATATAAAGTGAAAGTTATAGGTACCATTTTTCATATAAACTAATGATTCAATTTTTAAGTCAATCTAAGCATGTTCAGGCTATCAATATAAACTTAGTCAATAGAAGAATCTTAAGCATTCCCTAATATAAGAACAATGTTTTAGGTTGGTTCAAACAATCCTACCCCAGAACATGATGAAGAACTAGGACAACAAATTATGATGGCTGAAGGGGATGAACATACTataattttaggtaaaatatCACCCTGTGATGCCCCTTTTACAAAGTAATATTCATTGTTTTAGATCCAAGTGATCCTGCATATGCTTTGCATAGGGCTCAccataaaaagtccaaaaagaagaagaaaaagaaggatAAGAACAAAGACAGGGATCGTGACAGAGAAAGGCGACACAAGCACCACCATAAAGACAAAAAACGGAAGAGGGATGAAATGGAAGATGAGGGTAATGCACCtggtatatttcaaaaaaaaaatctatgaatCAAATAATTGTCTCTTTTAATTGCAGATTTGGAGACATCTTCAGGAGGATTTCCTCTTCTAGGCTCACCCAGTAATGCAAGAGAACCTCGAACATGTGTGatcaaaaaaattcaagagaaaGCACCATTAGCCAAGGCTCTAGATCAACTTTTGACTTTGCTTGAGAAAAAAGATCCACAGAATTTTTTTGCTTGGCCAGTCACAGATGCTTTTGCCCCAggatattcaaaaattattagtaaaccTATGGATTTTAGTACTATGAGACAAAAGATTGAGGAGAACCAGTACAATCACTTGAAGGTACAATACTATATTGTATATACATATAGCATAGCATCAGAAAAGGATGTGATAGGCCTatatagcttcacatcatcagcaaacattggcacacgacaattttcaagtttccaaactaaatcaatcaaaaagaggcaaaacaaaacagggcctgagtgagagccctgtggcactccagatggcaccaaaatttgaggggaacatgtacctccaagataTGATTATCAAATGAATGTTTAACAAGTAGCTGTATAAGTAATTTTAGTTTTCTAAATCAACGTCCCGCCCCTACCGTGGTATTTAATTGTCTTACGCAAATTTTTGTGCAgttcaaaaatatttcctaaaatatagatctttataaataaaatcttttaatattttccctaatacatcataaataaaattaaacgtgaCTTTCTTTTTCAGGAATTTACAGAAGATTTTCACCTTATGTGCGATAACGCGATGAAATACAACCACACTGACACAGTTTACTATAAAGCCAGCAAAAAGCTACTTCTTGCGGGCCAAAAAATTTTACAGCCTGAAAAATTAGGTTGGCTACTCCAGGTACGATTCGTTCACCTACAATTTATATGCTGTGCCaatcaaatttctttaaagGTCTCCCCAGAACTCACAGAAGCCGAATTAGGATTTGAAGTGACCGCGGAGATGAGAGCTTCGGCGGGCAGACCTGAAGATACTGACGGATGTGTAAAAGTCGAGGCGAAAGAGCCACCGACTTCTGAAGAGgtagtttttaacaaaaaaatatttggtggGTTTCTAAGATATTCGTTTCAGATTTTGGCTCAAGCAAAAGCAGCCGCCCGTCACGCCAGAGCTCGCCTAAAGGGTTACGGTCCCTCTATGGGTTATTTGAGACCGCGCAGAGACGGATCTGCCCAATTGTCCATTTTGGTCGGCAACAATTTGGGAAAGAAGAAAGGAGTTGCTCCACTTGGGTCTATTGTAGGACGTTTGTCGGATGGGACGGCACATTTACAggtaaattttgttatttacatgttttttgtgtttttcatttattagttattttatttttattattaataacaaatcaTCTTTTATTAATCACGCATATTTGAATACAAATGGCGAAGTTTAGCTTTAGGCTACTCTTACAGATAACCATTCCTATTCtaaatcaaagaaaaactgaATAGTTTACATAATTCCTAATGATAAAAGTATTCTACtaagtattttttaacttttctctcaaatatataagaatatttGACGATAACAACtttgagttacttattatattgggtattacgtcacttatagcaaaaatcaatttagaaatttttatcttacacgctcaaaaattgaaaagaagaagaaattagacttattcacgtatttaaaagaaatatgaactcaaatctgtaacgataccgttcgatatacttaatttaatttaagttcaataagttttaaatttaataatttacttgaggtataatagatttttttatatacctaggagctgaggttcaatctattaatctttgagctcgtttcttctttttaatatcctacctaactttgttatgaatattaaaattaaaaaacgatagaaaacaacaagaagacctacttttttaaaaaatacctaatttgacccaacgtttcggtagttatatctactaccgttatcaaggtaattaaaattaaattaaattaaaaataaaatatacttatttttccaattttcagcTATGtagtatcatcaaaatttcttcctaattcgaaaatactttttttatatgatttgacggtttattaatagtttgacaaactattttgaaagataacaaaaatttcaaaggttacttctttaaaattaaaggggtgtgatcttaatgtaaattaatcatagaaaatatatgaatatcaaatattttaaatcattaattaattttgagaataccctaatctacctctctctttaggaaaggaatccatgtattatgaaaatcaaccgaacaagtagctaagcatttatcttcatttaacattataaatgcactttcctttagcttacgtaattttgaaattggttcctttgctaaaattgaggaagcattccagtttattctatggttattttcaaatgcatgttgtgtaagtAATTTATATGTTTGTTCACgacagatacagggtgtaccaaaatatttcaataccaatttttaaggttagtgGTTTTAATAACAATTGAAGTTATGACccatttattttgaatttgataggaatttaaattattaaaggaagaaagaaatataaaacaatattttcagtttcgtgtttgtgacccaatatcttcaatattgcggagggttgttgggtggggtcagaaataaattgttgattctagtttgcccacaataacacctacaatttagcCCATGTTATATATACCCAGAATAATTTACTTTCCAAATGAAATATAATAGGTTGAGACTGTAACGagaaattaaattgtttacatatttgttttataaaatgtttacaaaaatttacatataaatCTATGGTGAAATtctattatattcattatttgaatttttcaaattattcttTCCACCAAAACCTGCGAGTCAAAAATTTGATTCCTGAGTCATAAaatcatttgtttattttgaggGAAGGAGGCAGAGGAACCATCCCTCTCTAGGCCGATAGTTTCATTTTTCCCgctttccttaaaaaaaattaaataaaagcagcagtaaaataaagatatttgtatcctatttataaatattttgatttctcatcaattttcataaaatacgGTTCAATTAAGAATAAAAGTCATAACTGCAATTGATATTATTCCACTGCTACATACCcataaaaaattccaatattatgcatgttttttaactttttttattttatcatgaCAACAGTTATTTTGTATAACTTGCAGTCGATTTTCTGTAACTAAATCTAAACATAATACactatattacaataataaaaaattggcaaaactaGAGATTTACATAGTTTTTTCCTACTCTTAAAGTCCGAAATAAATCTGTTAGCATAAAGAACTTTCATTTTCacataacttttttaaactaaCCTCCTCACATGGTCCCTGAACCTTAATGCAGTATCAATAACAAGCCCTAAGCTCTTCGGATATGTAGAAAATCCCAAATTTGTTTCACCCAGTTTTAAATGCAACCTAGCAGTTATCTTTGTTTTTCTGCACAAAATAGAAGTACCTCTGTCAGGATTTatctttaagttatttatttattgaattacaGTATCAACAGCCATAGAGGCCAATTACAGATACCATCTATAATATGTACTCTAAAATGAAATCCAAATATAATATTAGCATATAAATGTACAATGCacctaataaaaaacttaaaatatttcctataatctatattatataagtatttacAACTACCCacatttagagaaaaaaaaaatcacatatttatattatcacaTATCATTCCTGAGACTCaatgtcaataatttttgtaaaatgtcttAAAATCTGTAATAGCAATGTCAgaggcataaatattaaaataatcacaCATTGTATGTATTGGTGAGTTCTTGTATATGTTTGTTCTAGGACAATCAAGAtgaaaaatttttctttgtCTGGTATTACCAACATTAATAAAGAATGGCAACATTGCCATAATTTGAGGAGCATCAatcttatttgtcaaaattttataaatgtacaCTAGAGATGTTTTAATGCGCcgattttctatttattttttatccgaTTTTCTAGGGATAATATTTTCAGAAGCAAATTATGGTTATAACCTTGTTCGGGATAATATCcaaatctcttaaaaaaaacatatattttaaaaatttgcggTGTACACGCTCTATGGTTTTAATTCAGACGTCATATTGTGAAGACCAAAAATTATGCTTTCATATTCTAACCTCGGTAAAACCAGACTATCAAACAGTTTTAAACAACACTCAACATTAAAGTTTTTGGCAGTTTTAATAAGGAAACCCATTATTTTGTGTGCCTTAAGTTATGATAAAAAATGTCACGTAGTCTGGTTATGCTTTTTTacttattaggttttttattttacaaaattgaacCACACGCCAAACTTGTCGCATAGCGCGTTATATGccatgtattttctttttagactGTATATTTCGACTAACAGCCCCATTTTTAAGTAGTAAGGTAGTACCCCATTAAGGTAGTTTACGAATAGCTGCAAATTTTATGCACCTATTTAAAACCCTTACAGATCTTTTAGAAAATCCTATAaaagcactttttattttaaagtaaaagaaacaacaaaattaCAGTAAAACTAAACCACTTTATTTACTAACATAATAAGCTAAGCAAATTACAACTGCATACCTTGaaaaacttcaaataaaactagagTTTCTTTGTAACAACTAACTATTACCTAAAAAATTCTATTACTGCCCCATTTCATAGTAGCACTAGATGGTTTGGTATCTACTTAcctctaaatttatttcatatgcgCGATTTAGTAAAATAGCAGTCcgtttcagcattttttcaaaatttgaattaaatcaCTCAAAAAACGTCAGTTGATATTTCCTAGCTAAGTTCGGTAAATGCATCTGCGagaaaaatgatcaaaatttgacaaatatcaCATGATATATTACTTATTTTTCGGTACCATATCACGTGACTTATAGCAAATAGGTTTATTTAATGCAAGAtaccaaaagaaaaatatctcGCATGAAAAAGATACTTTGTCAGAAAATTAGTGTTTTTGAAATCTGGGATAGTGCAAAACTAGAAGCACAATCAAATTATAATGATCAACTATGAACGCAAACAAATTTCTGTATTCGGGCACATTAATCTGGATAAAACCTTAAGTATGAGGTAATTATCTGAAGTTTCCGGCGTCTCCCGTGTAtaagaagtattttaaaattactccaCGAACTAAATGAGGATAATAATAACCGACGACTTTAATACTTCAAAAATATGAGTGAAAGATGCATTTTTTACATGGATTAATTAATCGACACGAATATAGATATTGGAGCGATTCAAATCCGCATTTGTATAGAGAAGCCAACACTCAATATGCAGAAAAAATGAATGTCTGGGCTGGTATcttggacaaaaaattattagggcCATACTTTTACCAGGCGACCTGATTGGggaaatgtatttaattattgaaatgtaTTTGATAATCGCCTAAGATGAAAATTTGGCCGAACAAAATGATTGTTTTCAACAAGAGGGTGCATCACCCTATTACGCAGCACCTGTTTACCGATTGTCAAATGAGGAGTTCAGCAGGAAACGCCGATTGAATGTAAGGGACCTATCGATTGGCTTGCCAGATTCTCGGACCTTTCTCCGCTCGATTTTTTCCTTTGGGTCATTTAAAATCGGTTGTTTATAAAACGAAGCGTATGAAAGGGTCGTTAGTTGAGAATGTAAGAGAAATGGAAAACCGATTTTGATCTGTTACTGGTTTATGTGGGttaatgtttaaatatattatttcataagtttattGTTGTTAAGTAACTCAGaactttggtttttattttatagcaaTGATAggtttacttttaaataattattttgttctaaTAATAGTTACATCAACTTTTATTGtgttcattatttttatattaaaataattttgacaagctgccaaattgcaaaaaataacaGCAGATGTTTTAAACTTGAGGAATCCAATTAGAATATAAAGACCCCTGCTCTGTATTTTGAAGCTTCTTCTCTAACAtctcgattttttgtaataattccttATTTGTTGTTTCTAGTCAACTGATAATCTTCTCTTTAGCtttaatatgtttttgtttCTCTTCAATCAGTGTTTGATACAGAGAAAGTGATTCACCCTTGGTTATAATCGTTTCTGGCATATAGTACGTTTCACATTTTCGACATATTAGTTTTAGTTAACTTAGTTAATAGACTTTCATATTTCTTAGGGCTTCCGAGAAGATAAAAGGAACGCAATAAGATCAGTAAAACCATTATATTATGGTGCTTTTGGTTCATATGCTCCCAGTTATGACTCTGCGTTCTCAAACCTGACAAAAGAGGAATCCGCGTTGATTTTAAGGACTTACGGCAGCGACCAGGGCGTTCAATATGCTGAATCGATACAAGTGagtcaaaaattgatttttctttaaattaataatcatATATTTTCCTTAAGGATTTTGTTAAAGGTTGTGATTATGCGGAGCGACTAGTTGATTCTTTGCTCGATCTGCTCACTGGAGGTGACCATtctaaaactaaaactactttggacgataataaaaaactgaaagGTTCGCGAcaaattaattacaattttttatcatttttttaacgtGATTTCTTAGATGAAGAGGAAGCTGTTAGGACTGTCTTGGAAACCCCCAAGGTGGATAAAGTTAAAGTTAACGTGGACGACCTTAAGTCTCTTAaaggtttgtttttttaaagaacaaattacaaaaaaaacatttaaaaaatatgatttattttagatattggaATTGATGTGAATTTCTTGGAGGGAATGGAGGAGGATCTTAAAAAAGCCGAAGATCAACAGGAGATGCAGAAGAAACTTAACGACATGTGTCAGTTGCTGGAGAAATTGCAGAAAACTCAATATGAACGGTAAGATCTATCTTAATTATCTTAATAGTGATCGTATCAaatgaaaatcatttattttaaaatttatatgaaatgaGTAATAATATTGGAATAGTTAAAAGTACCCATAAATTTctatcttatttttaaagtagCTAGATGAGTAAATTCATCTGTTTGTACTATAATAATAAAGGGTTTCCCAATAAGAGCGCACgatttaattggtaaataaaagtcataatttattttaaactgagtgttatttatattttaatgtaaagctaatacactgcaattaaacgtgaaaaataatatctggcaaatggccgcctcgactttcgtgacagactcttattcgttttgagaaattttcaattacattttcacataattgcggcccaatttcgctaataatacgtctaatttcgtttttcaactgtggaattgttgttgggttattagcgtatacgagggattttaaaaaaccccaaagaaaaaagtcacaaggAGTTCAGGCCAGTTCTGGACTCAATTGAATTGCTTCACATGTAGTGTGATATGTCGCACCATCCTGGCGGTATGTGGTACCGCCACATACATAggtgttatttttatttgtcgcatccctaataattttatagattttttgatatttataccATTTTGCGTAATATGGCTTCTATAATATTcaaactttctttttttattaaataatgcatagttcctaaaaatttttgtaatcttcattaaatatttatatgattaatttttgttatagaCATGGAAAGCACGTAACAAATTGTTAATCTAACAGGGAgaatatttttgtagttttgagGTATGAATTATACAGTATTGGCctaaagtagatagacaaagtatttttaaatctaaacaaaaatgaaaaaaactataatccaggtatgaaaatatattttaaaa
This window encodes:
- the LOC126748341 gene encoding bromodomain-containing protein 7 isoform X5, producing MMAEGDEHTIILDPSDPAYALHRAHHKKSKKKKKKKDKNKDRDRDRERRHKHHHKDKKRKRDEMEDEGNAPDLETSSGGFPLLGSPSNAREPRTCVIKKIQEKAPLAKALDQLLTLLEKKDPQNFFAWPVTDAFAPGYSKIISKPMDFSTMRQKIEENQYNHLKEFTEDFHLMCDNAMKYNHTDTVYYKASKKLLLAGQKILQPEKLGWLLQVSPELTEAELGFEVTAEMRASAGRPEDTDGCVKVEAKEPPTSEEVVFNKKIFGGFLRYSFQILAQAKAAARHARARLKGYGPSMGYLRPRRDGSAQLSILVGNNLGKKKGVAPLGSIVGRLSDGTAHLQGFREDKRNAIRSVKPLYYGAFGSYAPSYDSAFSNLTKEESALILRTYGSDQGVQYAESIQDFVKGCDYAERLVDSLLDLLTGGDHSKTKTTLDDNKKLKDEEEAVRTVLETPKVDKVKVNVDDLKSLKDIGIDVNFLEGMEEDLKKAEDQQEMQKKLNDMCQLLEKLQKTQYERLSQPPPINLHNIPGPTKEEHHIANECVEGLAEITKKVTPAAVAPVPAIRRALGVPVVPVPDPEPDLEMELRQFLEQAQQPAHMETDNAIEEILME